A genomic segment from Saimiri boliviensis isolate mSaiBol1 chromosome 14, mSaiBol1.pri, whole genome shotgun sequence encodes:
- the ZNF264 gene encoding zinc finger protein 264 isoform X8: MRRLTIDDFEIGRPLGKGKFGNVYLARLKESHFIVALKVLFKSQIEKEGLEHQLRREIEIQAHLQHPNILRLYNYFHDARRVFLILEYAPRGELYKELQKSEKLDEQRTATIIEELADALIYCHENKVIHRDIKPENLLLGFRGEVKIADFGWSVHTPSLRRKTMCGTLDYLPPEMVEGRIYDEKVDLWCIGVLCYELLVGYPPFESTSHSETYRRILKVDVRFPLSMPVGAQDLISKLLRYQPLERLPLAQILRHAWVQTHSRRVLPPCAQMAS; encoded by the exons AT GCGGCGCCTCACAATCGATGACTTTGAAATCGGGCGTCCCCTGGGCAAGGGGAAATTTGGGAATGTATACCTGGCTCGGCTCAAGGAGAGCCATTTCATCGTGGCCCTGAAGGTTCTTTTCAAGTCGCAGATAGAGAAGGAAGGACTGGAGCACCAGCTGCGCCGGGAAATTGAGATCCAGGCGCATCTACA ACACCCCAATATCCTGCGCCTGTATAACTACTTCCATGATGCGCGCCGGGTGTTCCTGATTCTGGAATATGCTCCGAGGGGTGAACTCTACAAGGAGCTGCAAAAAAGCGAGAAATTAGATGAACAGCGCACAGCCACG ATAATAGAGGAGTTGGCAGATGCCCTGATCTACTGCCATGAGAATAAAGTGATTCACAGAGATATTAAGCCAGAGAACCTACTGCTGGGGTTCAGGGGTGAGGTGAAGATTGCAGATTTTGGCTGGTCTGTGCACACCCCCTCCCTGAG GAGAAAGACAATGTGTGGGACACTGGACTACTTGCCCCCAGAAATGGTTGAGGGGAGAATATATGATGAAAAGGTGGATTTGTGGTGCATTGGAGTGCTTTGCTATGAGCTGCTGGTCGGATATCCACCTTTTGAGAGCACCTCCCACAGTGAGACTTACAGACGCATCCTCAAG GTGGATGTGAGGTTTCCGCTATCAATGCCTGTAGGGGCCCAGGACCTGATTTCCAAGCTTCTCAGATACCAGCCCTTGGAGCGACTGCCCCTGGCTCAGATTCTGAGGCATGCCTGGGTTCAGACCCATTCCCGAAGGGTGCTGCCTCCCTGTGCTCAGATGGCTTCCTGA
- the ZNF264 gene encoding zinc finger protein 264 isoform X6, with protein sequence MGAKQEVPLCAGGARYKTRARYKRRPRSQCRSRRRRPRSLLTSGLVTAASQTAQQPSTPTMRRLTIDDFEIGRPLGKGKFGNVYLARLKESHFIVALKVLFKSQIEKEGLEHQLRREIEIQAHLQHPNILRLYNYFHDARRVFLILEYAPRGELYKELQKSEKLDEQRTATIIEELADALIYCHENKVIHRDIKPENLLLGFRGEVKIADFGWSVHTPSLRRKTMCGTLDYLPPEMVEGRIYDEKVDLWCIGVLCYELLVGYPPFESTSHSETYRRILKVDVRFPLSMPVGAQDLISKLLRYQPLERLPLAQILRHAWVQTHSRRVLPPCAQMAS encoded by the exons ATGGGAGCCAAACAGGAAGTGCCGCTCTGCGCGGGAGGCGCCAGGTATAAAACACGCGCCAGGTATAAAAGACGGCCGCGCAGCCAGTGCCGCTCACGACGCCGCAGACCCCGGAGCCTGCTCACGTCGGGTCTTG TGACTGCAGCAAGCCAAACAGCCCAGCAGCCCAGCACCCCAACCAT GCGGCGCCTCACAATCGATGACTTTGAAATCGGGCGTCCCCTGGGCAAGGGGAAATTTGGGAATGTATACCTGGCTCGGCTCAAGGAGAGCCATTTCATCGTGGCCCTGAAGGTTCTTTTCAAGTCGCAGATAGAGAAGGAAGGACTGGAGCACCAGCTGCGCCGGGAAATTGAGATCCAGGCGCATCTACA ACACCCCAATATCCTGCGCCTGTATAACTACTTCCATGATGCGCGCCGGGTGTTCCTGATTCTGGAATATGCTCCGAGGGGTGAACTCTACAAGGAGCTGCAAAAAAGCGAGAAATTAGATGAACAGCGCACAGCCACG ATAATAGAGGAGTTGGCAGATGCCCTGATCTACTGCCATGAGAATAAAGTGATTCACAGAGATATTAAGCCAGAGAACCTACTGCTGGGGTTCAGGGGTGAGGTGAAGATTGCAGATTTTGGCTGGTCTGTGCACACCCCCTCCCTGAG GAGAAAGACAATGTGTGGGACACTGGACTACTTGCCCCCAGAAATGGTTGAGGGGAGAATATATGATGAAAAGGTGGATTTGTGGTGCATTGGAGTGCTTTGCTATGAGCTGCTGGTCGGATATCCACCTTTTGAGAGCACCTCCCACAGTGAGACTTACAGACGCATCCTCAAG GTGGATGTGAGGTTTCCGCTATCAATGCCTGTAGGGGCCCAGGACCTGATTTCCAAGCTTCTCAGATACCAGCCCTTGGAGCGACTGCCCCTGGCTCAGATTCTGAGGCATGCCTGGGTTCAGACCCATTCCCGAAGGGTGCTGCCTCCCTGTGCTCAGATGGCTTCCTGA
- the ZNF264 gene encoding zinc finger protein 264 isoform X7 — translation MSSQGAAVPPGTAQLAGQAVTAASQTAQQPSTPTMRRLTIDDFEIGRPLGKGKFGNVYLARLKESHFIVALKVLFKSQIEKEGLEHQLRREIEIQAHLQHPNILRLYNYFHDARRVFLILEYAPRGELYKELQKSEKLDEQRTATIIEELADALIYCHENKVIHRDIKPENLLLGFRGEVKIADFGWSVHTPSLRRKTMCGTLDYLPPEMVEGRIYDEKVDLWCIGVLCYELLVGYPPFESTSHSETYRRILKVDVRFPLSMPVGAQDLISKLLRYQPLERLPLAQILRHAWVQTHSRRVLPPCAQMAS, via the exons ATGAGCTCCCAGGGAGCTGCGGTCCCACCGGGCACAGCTCAGCTTGCAGGCCAAGCGG TGACTGCAGCAAGCCAAACAGCCCAGCAGCCCAGCACCCCAACCAT GCGGCGCCTCACAATCGATGACTTTGAAATCGGGCGTCCCCTGGGCAAGGGGAAATTTGGGAATGTATACCTGGCTCGGCTCAAGGAGAGCCATTTCATCGTGGCCCTGAAGGTTCTTTTCAAGTCGCAGATAGAGAAGGAAGGACTGGAGCACCAGCTGCGCCGGGAAATTGAGATCCAGGCGCATCTACA ACACCCCAATATCCTGCGCCTGTATAACTACTTCCATGATGCGCGCCGGGTGTTCCTGATTCTGGAATATGCTCCGAGGGGTGAACTCTACAAGGAGCTGCAAAAAAGCGAGAAATTAGATGAACAGCGCACAGCCACG ATAATAGAGGAGTTGGCAGATGCCCTGATCTACTGCCATGAGAATAAAGTGATTCACAGAGATATTAAGCCAGAGAACCTACTGCTGGGGTTCAGGGGTGAGGTGAAGATTGCAGATTTTGGCTGGTCTGTGCACACCCCCTCCCTGAG GAGAAAGACAATGTGTGGGACACTGGACTACTTGCCCCCAGAAATGGTTGAGGGGAGAATATATGATGAAAAGGTGGATTTGTGGTGCATTGGAGTGCTTTGCTATGAGCTGCTGGTCGGATATCCACCTTTTGAGAGCACCTCCCACAGTGAGACTTACAGACGCATCCTCAAG GTGGATGTGAGGTTTCCGCTATCAATGCCTGTAGGGGCCCAGGACCTGATTTCCAAGCTTCTCAGATACCAGCCCTTGGAGCGACTGCCCCTGGCTCAGATTCTGAGGCATGCCTGGGTTCAGACCCATTCCCGAAGGGTGCTGCCTCCCTGTGCTCAGATGGCTTCCTGA
- the ZNF264 gene encoding zinc finger protein 264 isoform X3, whose translation MGAKQEVPLCAGGARYKTRARYKRRPRSQCRSRRRRPRSLLTSGLGPCEQGQPSRELRKASEPSPLVPMSSQGAAVPPGTAQLAGQAVTAASQTAQQPSTPTMRRLTIDDFEIGRPLGKGKFGNVYLARLKESHFIVALKVLFKSQIEKEGLEHQLRREIEIQAHLQHPNILRLYNYFHDARRVFLILEYAPRGELYKELQKSEKLDEQRTATIIEELADALIYCHENKVIHRDIKPENLLLGFRGEVKIADFGWSVHTPSLRRKTMCGTLDYLPPEMVEGRIYDEKVDLWCIGVLCYELLVGYPPFESTSHSETYRRILKVDVRFPLSMPVGAQDLISKLLRYQPLERLPLAQILRHAWVQTHSRRVLPPCAQMAS comes from the exons ATGGGAGCCAAACAGGAAGTGCCGCTCTGCGCGGGAGGCGCCAGGTATAAAACACGCGCCAGGTATAAAAGACGGCCGCGCAGCCAGTGCCGCTCACGACGCCGCAGACCCCGGAGCCTGCTCACGTCGGGTCTTG GGCCCTGTGAACAGGGACAGCCATCCAGAGAGCTCAGGAAGGCGTCCGAGCCGTCACCTCTAGTCCCCATGAGCTCCCAGGGAGCTGCGGTCCCACCGGGCACAGCTCAGCTTGCAGGCCAAGCGG TGACTGCAGCAAGCCAAACAGCCCAGCAGCCCAGCACCCCAACCAT GCGGCGCCTCACAATCGATGACTTTGAAATCGGGCGTCCCCTGGGCAAGGGGAAATTTGGGAATGTATACCTGGCTCGGCTCAAGGAGAGCCATTTCATCGTGGCCCTGAAGGTTCTTTTCAAGTCGCAGATAGAGAAGGAAGGACTGGAGCACCAGCTGCGCCGGGAAATTGAGATCCAGGCGCATCTACA ACACCCCAATATCCTGCGCCTGTATAACTACTTCCATGATGCGCGCCGGGTGTTCCTGATTCTGGAATATGCTCCGAGGGGTGAACTCTACAAGGAGCTGCAAAAAAGCGAGAAATTAGATGAACAGCGCACAGCCACG ATAATAGAGGAGTTGGCAGATGCCCTGATCTACTGCCATGAGAATAAAGTGATTCACAGAGATATTAAGCCAGAGAACCTACTGCTGGGGTTCAGGGGTGAGGTGAAGATTGCAGATTTTGGCTGGTCTGTGCACACCCCCTCCCTGAG GAGAAAGACAATGTGTGGGACACTGGACTACTTGCCCCCAGAAATGGTTGAGGGGAGAATATATGATGAAAAGGTGGATTTGTGGTGCATTGGAGTGCTTTGCTATGAGCTGCTGGTCGGATATCCACCTTTTGAGAGCACCTCCCACAGTGAGACTTACAGACGCATCCTCAAG GTGGATGTGAGGTTTCCGCTATCAATGCCTGTAGGGGCCCAGGACCTGATTTCCAAGCTTCTCAGATACCAGCCCTTGGAGCGACTGCCCCTGGCTCAGATTCTGAGGCATGCCTGGGTTCAGACCCATTCCCGAAGGGTGCTGCCTCCCTGTGCTCAGATGGCTTCCTGA
- the ZNF264 gene encoding zinc finger protein 264 isoform X5, translating to MGAKQEVPLCAGGARYKTRARYKRRPRSQCRSRRRRPRSLLTSGLGPCEQGQPSRELRKASEPSPLVPMSSQGAAVPPGTAQLAGQAASQTAQQPSTPTMRRLTIDDFEIGRPLGKGKFGNVYLARLKESHFIVALKVLFKSQIEKEGLEHQLRREIEIQAHLQHPNILRLYNYFHDARRVFLILEYAPRGELYKELQKSEKLDEQRTATIIEELADALIYCHENKVIHRDIKPENLLLGFRGEVKIADFGWSVHTPSLRRKTMCGTLDYLPPEMVEGRIYDEKVDLWCIGVLCYELLVGYPPFESTSHSETYRRILKVDVRFPLSMPVGAQDLISKLLRYQPLERLPLAQILRHAWVQTHSRRVLPPCAQMAS from the exons ATGGGAGCCAAACAGGAAGTGCCGCTCTGCGCGGGAGGCGCCAGGTATAAAACACGCGCCAGGTATAAAAGACGGCCGCGCAGCCAGTGCCGCTCACGACGCCGCAGACCCCGGAGCCTGCTCACGTCGGGTCTTG GGCCCTGTGAACAGGGACAGCCATCCAGAGAGCTCAGGAAGGCGTCCGAGCCGTCACCTCTAGTCCCCATGAGCTCCCAGGGAGCTGCGGTCCCACCGGGCACAGCTCAGCTTGCAGGCCAAGCGG CAAGCCAAACAGCCCAGCAGCCCAGCACCCCAACCAT GCGGCGCCTCACAATCGATGACTTTGAAATCGGGCGTCCCCTGGGCAAGGGGAAATTTGGGAATGTATACCTGGCTCGGCTCAAGGAGAGCCATTTCATCGTGGCCCTGAAGGTTCTTTTCAAGTCGCAGATAGAGAAGGAAGGACTGGAGCACCAGCTGCGCCGGGAAATTGAGATCCAGGCGCATCTACA ACACCCCAATATCCTGCGCCTGTATAACTACTTCCATGATGCGCGCCGGGTGTTCCTGATTCTGGAATATGCTCCGAGGGGTGAACTCTACAAGGAGCTGCAAAAAAGCGAGAAATTAGATGAACAGCGCACAGCCACG ATAATAGAGGAGTTGGCAGATGCCCTGATCTACTGCCATGAGAATAAAGTGATTCACAGAGATATTAAGCCAGAGAACCTACTGCTGGGGTTCAGGGGTGAGGTGAAGATTGCAGATTTTGGCTGGTCTGTGCACACCCCCTCCCTGAG GAGAAAGACAATGTGTGGGACACTGGACTACTTGCCCCCAGAAATGGTTGAGGGGAGAATATATGATGAAAAGGTGGATTTGTGGTGCATTGGAGTGCTTTGCTATGAGCTGCTGGTCGGATATCCACCTTTTGAGAGCACCTCCCACAGTGAGACTTACAGACGCATCCTCAAG GTGGATGTGAGGTTTCCGCTATCAATGCCTGTAGGGGCCCAGGACCTGATTTCCAAGCTTCTCAGATACCAGCCCTTGGAGCGACTGCCCCTGGCTCAGATTCTGAGGCATGCCTGGGTTCAGACCCATTCCCGAAGGGTGCTGCCTCCCTGTGCTCAGATGGCTTCCTGA